The stretch of DNA CCTCTTGCCTGCACCAAAAGGCATGTACTCATAGTTGCCACCTTTGTAGTCCACCGAGCTGCCATCGAATCTCTCAGGCCTAAAGCTCTCTGGGTCCTCCCAATACCTCGAATCCGTTGCCATAGCCCATGCGTTGACAATAATCCTGCTCCCTGCAGGGATATCGTAGCCGTCCACTTGGCATCTCTCACGGCAGACTCTGGGCAGGAACACCGGAGCCGGCGGGTGCAATCTCAGAGACTCTTTGATCACCAACTTCATGTAATGGAATTCATTTGTATCTTCCTCCTTGATCTTGGCCTTCCCCTTCAAAGCTTGCCTCACCTCTGCTTGAACCTTCTCCATTTTCTTGGGGTGTCTCATTAACTCTGCCATCGTCCAGTCCAGCGTCGTCGATGATGTCTCAATCCCTGCCCCGAACATATCCTACAAATAATGAAAAGATCGGTACTTGAATCAATATGTATTgccatgccttttatttatttatttattcatttttataGAACAAGCTAGATGCATAGTTAGGCATACTGACCATGATTACGGCCTTGATGCTGGTGAGCGTGAGGGGGAACTCAAGTCCACCATTTTCTTTTAGCTCTAAGAGAACGTCGACAAGATCTTCCCCTTGTTGCCGTTCCTCGTTGCTGCTATTTTtggtttctctcttctcttcatgCTCCTTGATGATCTCCCCGAGGATCTCATCCATCTCGCTGTGACATTTTTTTAACCTTGAGCTCACTCCACTGAGAGTGTCAATAAAGCTTAACGAGGGGAATAGATCAGCTACGGCAAATCCGGAGAGGAATTCAACGAGTTTCTTCATTGCTGAGATGAATCTCGGCCCATGCTTGCATTTTGTACCAAATACCACCCTCGAGGTCGTAGTATTGGTTATCAGGAGAAACATCTCACTGAGGTTAACTGGGGAATTGTTCATCGTGGAGATATATCCCACTAGGTTGGACATCTCCTCTTGTCGAAGTGTGCTGAAGGACTTGACACGCTTTGCACTCAGTAGTTCGATAACGCATATCTTCCGCAGCTCCCGCCAGTAGCAACCGTAGGGCGCGAAGACGATGTCAGCGCCGTCATAGAACGCCTTGGACGCTAGTATTTTGTCCCGCGAGGCGAAGATGAGATCTTGGGTCTTCAGGATCTCTCTTGCCATCTCCGGGGAGGAGATGATAATGTGATCGACTTGTCCGAGCTTGAGGTGCATGAGAGGGCCATGCCGCCGCGACAGCTCACGGAGGACACGGTGAGGGAGAGCTCCGAGCAAATGGTGGAGGTGACCTATGATAGGGAGCTTCCATGGGCTCGGAGGCAGCTTTCGTGTTGCTGTGGATTTGGTTAACTTTATCACTATGAATACAAAGAGGAGGAAGGCGGAAAGAAAGGGTAAGGAAGGGAGCTGAAGTTCCATGGCTGGTGCTCTGATGCTTTTGAGTGTAATGTGCTCTGATCCTCTTCTTAATTTATAGGGGGCATAGTGTCGTaattctttttgtttcttttttttgaagataAAGGAGGCTGTAAAGGACCACCCAATAGTGTC from Phoenix dactylifera cultivar Barhee BC4 unplaced genomic scaffold, palm_55x_up_171113_PBpolish2nd_filt_p 000733F, whole genome shotgun sequence encodes:
- the LOC103697800 gene encoding premnaspirodiene oxygenase-like; amino-acid sequence: MELQLPSLPFLSAFLLFVFIVIKLTKSTATRKLPPSPWKLPIIGHLHHLLGALPHRVLRELSRRHGPLMHLKLGQVDHIIISSPEMAREILKTQDLIFASRDKILASKAFYDGADIVFAPYGCYWRELRKICVIELLSAKRVKSFSTLRQEEMSNLVGYISTMNNSPVNLSEMFLLITNTTTSRVVFGTKCKHGPRFISAMKKLVEFLSGFAVADLFPSLSFIDTLSGVSSRLKKCHSEMDEILGEIIKEHEEKRETKNSSNEERQQGEDLVDVLLELKENGGLEFPLTLTSIKAVIMDMFGAGIETSSTTLDWTMAELMRHPKKMEKVQAEVRQALKGKAKIKEEDTNEFHYMKLVIKESLRLHPPAPVFLPRVCRERCQVDGYDIPAGSRIIVNAWAMATDSRYWEDPESFRPERFDGSSVDYKGGNYEYMPFGAGKRMCPGMTFGMAQVEMALANLLYYFDWKLPNGMDPNDLDMNESFGAAVGLKSPLWLIATPYVPI